CAATGCGCGGGCTTCGTACGAAGCGGGTCTCCACCTCATCGAGAATGGCTACCAACGCATCGGATTCATTGCTTATCAGTCGGCTATGTTTCATGTCAGCGAACGGATTCGCGGCTATCAGGAAGCCCTGCGCGACCGGCAAATCCAGGTCGAAGCCAATTGGCTGAAGCGGGTATCGTTTCAGGCTATTGAAACCGAGATCCGAACGGCCATCGACGAACTGGTATCGGCCGAATCGCCCGTCGATGCGCTGATATTCTCCACCTACGGCCTGGCCGTGAACGGACTTAAATATTTCAACGAACGGCGTTTACGGGTTCCTGAAGATCTAGGTATCGTCAGTTTCGGGCAGGCCGAAGTATTCGATCTGTATTACTGCCCCATTTCCTACATGCGACAACCTATCGACGTATTAGCCAAAAAAGCTGTTGATATCTTAATGAGTCGATTGAAAGGGGAAATGTCTGAAAGTCAGCAGTATACTATCGAAGCGCAACTGGTGGTGCGGGAGTCGTCGCGAAGACGGATGATTAGGTAAAGAGCTAGTTGGTCTTTACTTAATCGTTTAAGCGAAAACATTCTCCTATTCCCGTTTCATCCGTCGTATGCAACGCAGACGTTTTCTACAATCGCTGGCGTCAGGCTCGTTAGCGGCTCTGGCTGGGCTGCATAGCGTTGGTGCTACTTCCCGCTTGACTTCATTGTCGGCAGCCGCTTTGCCAAAGCTCAAGATCACGAAAATTCGGTACTACGCAGCGCCTGACTATACCAAGCCGCTGTTTAACCAGGCGCGGGGGATTGTGGAAGTCGAAACCGATGGAGGGCTGATTGGGATTGGCGAAGGGGGTGCCAGAGACACCATTGAGCAGTGTGCCCAAATGATTATCGGTGAAAATCCCTTCCGAATTGAGCACCTCTGGCAGTACCTCTACCGGGGCATGTTTTATCCACCCGGACGGGAAAAACTACATGCTCTGGGCGCTATTGAAATGGCGCTTTGGGACCTGAAAGGCAAAGCGTTGGGTGTACCGGTGTATGAACTCCTCGGCGGGGCTACCCGCGACTATGTGGAGTGTTATGCCACGGGGTTCCGACCCTCGAAAGCCAAAACCGAAGAAGAACGGGCGCGTGACTGTATCGAAGCCGGATTTCGGGCCTATCGCATCGGGCCAACCGGTGGCAATGGCGAACAACCCTTCGACTTCTATGAGAATGCGAAAAAGACGATTGAATTCAGTCGACGGATCAACGACGCAGTAGGTGGGGGCGGTAAATGGGCCATTGACCTGCATACCCGTTTCGACACCCAGGAAGCCATCAAGATTTGTCAGGCCCTGGAGGAGATGGAACCCTATTTTGTGGAAGATATTGTTCGCTCCGAAAATCCGGGGGTCTACCGAACGTTACGGCCTATGCTGAAAGTACCCATTGCCGTTGGTGAACAGTTTGGCGACCGTTGGGATTCGAACGAACTAATTGAAAATCACCTGATCGACTACACGCGGTTTACCCTGCCCAATACGGGTGGCATTCATGAATTTCAGAAGCTGGCGGCCATTTGCGAAACGCATTACGTGGGCATGATTCCGCACTTTACCGGACCCCTTTCAACGGCGGCATTGGTGCATGTTTTGGGGGCCAGTAGCCCCGTGCGATGCCTGATGGAACTGGCTGGGGGTGAACCTGAAAAGCCAGCCTATTTCAACGAGGACTATCTGAATTTCAAAAATGGTAAGCTCTACCTGAATCCGAATCCAGGGTTGGGTGTGCGCTTCGACCCCAAAAAAGCTACCTTCATTACCGAGATAAAAGAAAATACCAAGTATCCACATCCGGTTTTGCGCGCACCCGACGGGTCGATTCATAACTGGTAGATAAGATCGGATGAATCGAGTTATGAACGAATTGCTGCTTAGTTGCGACTGGGGTACATCGTCGTTCCGGCTTCGGCTGGTCGACACCCGGAGTGGTCAGGTATGGGGCGAGCAACTGTTGCCGACAGGGGTAGCGGCTACGTTCGATACCTGGAAAGTTGAGCACGACCGGACTGAGATTGAACGGGAAACCTTTTTCAGTAAATTTCTAAAAACACAGATCAACGCTCTGGCCGATTCGCTGGCTATTTCGCTGGAGCAGGTGCCGGTGGTACTGTCAGGCATGGCGTCGTCGTCGATCGGGATGGCTGAGTTGCCTTATGCGAACTTGCCCTTTTCGCTCGATGGATCTCAGGTAAGTGTTTACTGGTTTGCCCCCCGACCTGGTTTCAACCATCGCTTACTGCTGATTTCAGGTGTGCGAGGGTCGCAGGATGTCATGCGGGGTGAAGAAACGCAGATGATCGGCCTGAGCGACTTACTTACGGAAACAAATCGCTCGGTGCTGATTTTTCCCGGTACGCATTCCAAGCATATGTATATAGAAAATGGTCAACTTATTGACTTCCAGACCTTCATGACGGGCGAGGTGTTCAGTGTGTTGACGAGCTATTCCATCCTGAAAGAGTCGACCGATGTGGCTGACTTGACCAATGGTTTAACACTGTACCGGGCCAATTTTCAGGAAGGGGTGCGGGCTTCAGAATCAACGGCTTTGCTGCATACGCTGTTTGCCGTTCGAACGAATCAACTGTTTGGTAAACTCACCCGACCGCAGAATGCTCTCTACCTAAGTGGTTTATTGATCGGGGCCGAATTACGGGAGTTGCTTCAAAAACCGGATTGGCGGCTAGTACTTTGCTGTGATAACAACCTAGTCGATTTTTATACAGAAGCCCTTACTGTTCTTGGGCTCTGGCAGTATACAACCCGCATTGATGCCGGGCACATCCGGTATGCGGCTACTGCGGGTCATCGCAAGATCATGAATCATCAACTCACCTTAGCCGAAACAGACTCATGAATCAACGCCCGTTTTCGTGGGACTTATTTATGAAATGCCCTATTGTGGGCATTGTGCGGCATCTGACCGCCGAAGACGTTGCGGAAATGCTCCCAATCTATATAGAAAGCGGCCTGACAACCATCGAAGTCACGATGAACACACCGGGCGCTGCGGAAATGATTCAGGCAGCCCAGGCTCAGTATCCCGACCAGCTCAATATTGGGGCCGGTACGGTCCGAACCTTGACCGATCTGGAAAATGCGCTGGCTGCGGGCGCTCAGTTTATTGTTACGCCTACGCTCAATGAACTGGTTGTTCAGCGATGTGTTGAGCAGCAGGTCCCTATTTTTCCGGGCGCGTTTACCCCGACCGAGATTGAACGGGCCTGGATGCTGGGCGCTACGATGGTCAAGGTATATCCGGCAGGTATGTTGGGTCCTGAATACATCCGCGATATAAAAGCACCCCTAGACGATGTGAAGTTGCTACCGACGGGGGGCGTCAATCTATCTACTATAAGCGACTATCGAAAAGCAGGCGCCGATGGGGTAGGCATGGGGAGCCAACTGATCGACAAAGCTCTGATCCGGCAACGTGACTGGTTAGGTCTGAAAGCCCATTTTGTAGCTGTAAAAAGGGCATTTACCGTGTCGTAACGCGGGTGTTAACCCACGACAATTGGCTAAAAGTCGCGGGTTAACACCCGCGTTACAAGCACGGACGAGCGATGAGAAAACTATTAAAAGACCACCAAATGACCGCGTAGCGTATTAATCAATTCCCCTATGTCTGCTTCCCGTATGACAAATTACCGCTGGTTCGTTGTCTTTCTGGTGTTTATTGCCACCACGATCAATTACCTTGACCGGCAGATTATTGGGTTGTTAAAACCGATTCTGGAAAAAGAATTCAGTTGGTCCGAAACCGACTTTGCCCGCATCGTCATGGCCTTTACGGCGGCCTATGCCGTTGGGTTACTGCTGTCGGGCTGGTTTATCGATAAGGTGGGATCTAAAGTAGGCTATGCGGTCATGATTATTATCTGGAGCGCGGCTGGTATGCTGCATGCGCTGGCTCGCAGTGCTGTTGGCTTTGGCCTGGCGCGGATCGGACTGGGGATCGGTGAAGCGGGGAATTACCCGGCGGGTATGAAAACCGTGGCCGAATGGTTCCCTAAGAAAGAACGGGGACTGGCAACCGGACTCTTTAATGCGGGGACGAGTATTGGGGTGGTTGTCGCCGTGCTGTTGGTGCCCTATATTTTGCGTACGTATGGCTGGCCCGATGTATTCTGGATTACCGGGGCGTTGGGATTTGTCTGGCTCGTGGCCTGGTGGATTTTTTATGACGTACCAGCGCGCCAACAACGACTATCATCAGCCGAACGGGACTATATTCTGGCAGGGCAGGAAATGCAAGGCAAACAGACTGTATCCGTTAGTTGGACCAGCCTGTTTGCCTATCGTCAAACGTGGGTGCTCATCGTTGGCAAAGGACTGATCGACCCTATCTACTGGTTTTTTTTGTTCTGGTTGCCATCCTACTTTTCGGCCATGTTTGCCCTCGACCTGAAAAAGCCAAGCTGGGAACTGATGGTTATTTATCTGGCTACTACGCTGGGTAGTATTGGGGGTGGTTACTTGTCATCACAGCTCATCAGGCGTGGCTGGTCTACGCTGAAAGCCCGCAAAACGGTACTACTGGCATTCGCTGTGATTGAACTGTCAGTGATTTCGCTCCAGTTGGCTACCAACGTCTGGATGGCGGTTGGGCTGCTCAGTCTGGCGGTAGCGGTTCATCAGGCATGGGCCACAAACGTATTTACGCTGGGTTCCGATTTGTTCCCCAAACAGGCGGTCAGTTCAGCGGTGGGTATTGGCGGTATGGCCGGTGCTGTAGGTGGCATTCTCTTTCCGATACTGGTAGGTAGTTTACTGGACCGATACCGGGCCGAAGGGAATCTGTCGGGAGGGTATAATGTTCTGTTTACCATCTGCGGCTTTACCTACCTGATTGCCTGGGGCATTATCCATCTGCTTACCCGTTCTATTCGACCAATTACGGTATAGTAGGGAATACACAAGACAGATTGCCTACAAGTCCGGTATCTCTTTAAGCGGTTTCCAGGCTTGATTGGTTTTGGGACCTGGATCGCCCGAACAGACCCGGCATAGGTACATCAACTCCATCGACCAGCCCCTGTCTACCTTGCCGAGCGAAAGTGTAATCTGGGTGCGAGGAGTGAGCCAGTTTACCGTCTGGAGTTCACCCACACGCTTTACCTTTCCGGGGCCATACTTTTCGCGAAGTAGCCCTTCCAGTTCGTTCGATGCGGCCGTTACATCGGCTTCCGAGATCGATGCCGTGGTGTAGTAGTAATAGGAGGCCGAAAGCAGCGAGTCGCCGTTGAAGCCATATTCAAGCCCAACGGTTCGGTTAATCAGCGGCACTCGGGCATACACCAGCTTGTCGGCTTTCGACGATGTACGTTTTTC
This window of the Spirosoma aerolatum genome carries:
- a CDS encoding bifunctional 4-hydroxy-2-oxoglutarate aldolase/2-dehydro-3-deoxy-phosphogluconate aldolase — protein: MNQRPFSWDLFMKCPIVGIVRHLTAEDVAEMLPIYIESGLTTIEVTMNTPGAAEMIQAAQAQYPDQLNIGAGTVRTLTDLENALAAGAQFIVTPTLNELVVQRCVEQQVPIFPGAFTPTEIERAWMLGATMVKVYPAGMLGPEYIRDIKAPLDDVKLLPTGGVNLSTISDYRKAGADGVGMGSQLIDKALIRQRDWLGLKAHFVAVKRAFTVS
- a CDS encoding LacI family DNA-binding transcriptional regulator, translating into MRSDKVSLSDIARLAGVSTALVSYVLSGKEKEGRVGQEIAAKIRAIAKELNYQPNLLAKSLRKGQTFTIGLIIADISNPFFANIAREVEDESRRHGYTVIIGSSDEDADKAWDLMNVLINRQVDGFIIVSSEHSERLVEHLQRIRLPFVLLDRHFPQFDTDFVVTNNARASYEAGLHLIENGYQRIGFIAYQSAMFHVSERIRGYQEALRDRQIQVEANWLKRVSFQAIETEIRTAIDELVSAESPVDALIFSTYGLAVNGLKYFNERRLRVPEDLGIVSFGQAEVFDLYYCPISYMRQPIDVLAKKAVDILMSRLKGEMSESQQYTIEAQLVVRESSRRRMIR
- a CDS encoding mandelate racemase/muconate lactonizing enzyme family protein, encoding MQRRRFLQSLASGSLAALAGLHSVGATSRLTSLSAAALPKLKITKIRYYAAPDYTKPLFNQARGIVEVETDGGLIGIGEGGARDTIEQCAQMIIGENPFRIEHLWQYLYRGMFYPPGREKLHALGAIEMALWDLKGKALGVPVYELLGGATRDYVECYATGFRPSKAKTEEERARDCIEAGFRAYRIGPTGGNGEQPFDFYENAKKTIEFSRRINDAVGGGGKWAIDLHTRFDTQEAIKICQALEEMEPYFVEDIVRSENPGVYRTLRPMLKVPIAVGEQFGDRWDSNELIENHLIDYTRFTLPNTGGIHEFQKLAAICETHYVGMIPHFTGPLSTAALVHVLGASSPVRCLMELAGGEPEKPAYFNEDYLNFKNGKLYLNPNPGLGVRFDPKKATFITEIKENTKYPHPVLRAPDGSIHNW
- a CDS encoding 2-dehydro-3-deoxygalactonokinase yields the protein MNRVMNELLLSCDWGTSSFRLRLVDTRSGQVWGEQLLPTGVAATFDTWKVEHDRTEIERETFFSKFLKTQINALADSLAISLEQVPVVLSGMASSSIGMAELPYANLPFSLDGSQVSVYWFAPRPGFNHRLLLISGVRGSQDVMRGEETQMIGLSDLLTETNRSVLIFPGTHSKHMYIENGQLIDFQTFMTGEVFSVLTSYSILKESTDVADLTNGLTLYRANFQEGVRASESTALLHTLFAVRTNQLFGKLTRPQNALYLSGLLIGAELRELLQKPDWRLVLCCDNNLVDFYTEALTVLGLWQYTTRIDAGHIRYAATAGHRKIMNHQLTLAETDS
- a CDS encoding MFS transporter; translation: MSASRMTNYRWFVVFLVFIATTINYLDRQIIGLLKPILEKEFSWSETDFARIVMAFTAAYAVGLLLSGWFIDKVGSKVGYAVMIIIWSAAGMLHALARSAVGFGLARIGLGIGEAGNYPAGMKTVAEWFPKKERGLATGLFNAGTSIGVVVAVLLVPYILRTYGWPDVFWITGALGFVWLVAWWIFYDVPARQQRLSSAERDYILAGQEMQGKQTVSVSWTSLFAYRQTWVLIVGKGLIDPIYWFFLFWLPSYFSAMFALDLKKPSWELMVIYLATTLGSIGGGYLSSQLIRRGWSTLKARKTVLLAFAVIELSVISLQLATNVWMAVGLLSLAVAVHQAWATNVFTLGSDLFPKQAVSSAVGIGGMAGAVGGILFPILVGSLLDRYRAEGNLSGGYNVLFTICGFTYLIAWGIIHLLTRSIRPITV